From one Streptomyces sp. R41 genomic stretch:
- a CDS encoding AAA family ATPase produces MDRGILERDRELAQVAAAAREAADGAGSVALVFGEAGIGKSSLVKALPKVLPAAARVLLGECDDLATRRPLGPFRDLVGSVGPDLARALTEGGDRHRVYDALRAELRTAPHPAVLVVEDVHWADEASLDALRFLVRRVERLPAVLVLTYRDDELGREHPLRHLLGQVSRAERVHRLPLNRLSAAAVRRLSSASRLDPAEVYEVTSGNPFFVAEVVAAGGTGGVPPTVVDAVLARLRGLDDGTRDALEQLAVVPSAVELPLVNALLAEGVTALTAAEQRGLLVVTPERVGFRHELIRRAVADSLPAARRIELNRYVLAALVATPDCDVSRIVHHAAEAGDEEAIARHGPNAARDASRAGAHREAAAHLRLVLRQRKRFDPAERADLLERYAVEGYTIADSGAAVLAEREAVELRRSLGDARALGADLRWLSRIHWWAGDAEEARKAAREAIAVLEEAGDDRLLALALSNTSQLHMLSDRHAQAVAFGERAIDLARRAGDLEILAHALNNVGAARWRAGDPLGRTQLEESLKVALGAGEVEHACRAYANIIWTLLENLDYAEADRFLAPAMDLADRAEHLGFLS; encoded by the coding sequence GTGGATCGGGGGATCCTCGAACGCGACCGCGAGCTCGCCCAGGTGGCTGCCGCCGCGCGCGAAGCGGCCGACGGCGCCGGGTCCGTCGCGCTCGTCTTCGGCGAGGCCGGCATCGGCAAGTCCAGCCTGGTGAAGGCCCTGCCCAAGGTGCTGCCCGCCGCGGCACGCGTGCTGCTGGGCGAGTGCGACGACCTCGCGACGCGACGGCCGCTCGGGCCGTTCCGTGACCTCGTGGGAAGCGTCGGGCCGGACCTTGCCCGGGCGCTCACCGAGGGTGGCGACCGTCATCGGGTGTACGACGCCCTGCGCGCCGAACTGAGAACGGCGCCGCATCCTGCGGTACTCGTCGTCGAGGACGTGCACTGGGCGGACGAGGCGTCGCTCGACGCCCTGCGGTTCCTCGTCCGCCGGGTGGAGCGGCTCCCGGCCGTGCTGGTCCTGACGTACCGGGACGACGAGTTGGGCCGTGAACATCCGCTGCGCCATCTGCTCGGACAGGTGTCCCGTGCCGAGCGTGTGCACCGCCTGCCGCTGAACCGGCTCTCCGCCGCGGCAGTACGCCGGCTGAGCTCCGCCAGCCGACTGGATCCGGCCGAGGTGTACGAGGTGACGTCGGGCAACCCCTTCTTCGTCGCCGAGGTGGTGGCGGCAGGCGGTACCGGCGGCGTACCGCCAACGGTCGTGGACGCCGTACTGGCCCGTCTGCGGGGGTTGGACGACGGCACTCGTGACGCGTTGGAACAGCTCGCCGTAGTGCCGTCGGCGGTGGAACTCCCGCTGGTCAACGCGCTGCTGGCGGAAGGCGTGACCGCGCTGACGGCCGCCGAGCAGCGCGGCCTGCTGGTCGTCACCCCGGAACGGGTGGGCTTCCGGCACGAGCTGATCCGCCGTGCCGTCGCCGACTCCCTCCCCGCCGCACGGCGGATCGAGCTGAACCGGTACGTGCTCGCCGCGCTCGTCGCCACACCGGACTGCGACGTGTCCCGGATCGTCCACCACGCCGCCGAGGCGGGCGACGAGGAGGCGATCGCGCGTCACGGGCCCAATGCCGCACGCGACGCCTCCCGCGCAGGTGCGCACCGCGAGGCTGCCGCGCACCTGCGCCTCGTGCTGAGGCAGCGCAAGCGCTTCGACCCGGCCGAACGCGCAGACCTGCTCGAACGCTACGCGGTGGAGGGCTACACCATCGCGGACTCCGGGGCGGCGGTCCTCGCGGAGCGGGAGGCGGTCGAGCTGCGCCGGTCCCTGGGAGACGCGCGGGCACTCGGCGCGGATCTGCGGTGGCTGTCGAGAATCCACTGGTGGGCCGGTGACGCCGAGGAGGCCCGGAAGGCCGCGCGGGAGGCCATCGCGGTGCTGGAAGAAGCCGGGGACGACCGGCTGCTCGCGCTCGCCCTCAGCAACACCTCCCAGCTGCACATGCTGTCCGACCGGCACGCCCAGGCGGTCGCTTTCGGTGAGCGTGCCATCGATCTGGCCCGCCGGGCGGGAGACCTGGAGATCCTCGCCCATGCCCTGAACAACGTCGGCGCCGCCCGCTGGAGGGCGGGAGACCCGCTGGGACGGACCCAGTTGGAGGAGAGCCTCAAGGTGGCCCTCGGGGCGGGCGAGGTCGAGCACGCCTGCCGGGCCTACGCCAACATCATCTGGACCCTGCTCGAAAACCTCGACTACGCGGAGGCGGACCGTTTTCTGGCACCGGCCATGGACCTGGCGGACCGGGCGGAGCACCTCGGCTTCCTCAGCTAA
- a CDS encoding pep a2 — translation MKPAVPCYYHLDVEVSPERVGQVRRILAAHLRYWNLEILVESVCHCAEALLHTIEEHAADKNTTIEMWWNGQHLIAAVSDNNQDIRPHNAPQGCLAQIAALSDGWGCCATGAGGKIIWFSWRARAAEHAPLVPAAPVPSLQEARQAPREAPLPEPALAGLRDDTEAVAAVG, via the coding sequence ATGAAACCTGCAGTGCCCTGCTACTACCACCTCGACGTGGAGGTCAGCCCGGAACGGGTCGGACAGGTCAGGCGCATTCTGGCCGCGCACCTCCGGTACTGGAACCTGGAGATTCTCGTCGAGTCCGTCTGCCACTGTGCCGAAGCGCTGCTCCACACCATCGAGGAGCACGCGGCCGACAAGAACACGACCATCGAGATGTGGTGGAACGGCCAGCACCTCATCGCCGCCGTCTCGGACAACAACCAGGACATCCGCCCGCACAACGCGCCGCAGGGCTGCCTGGCCCAGATCGCCGCGCTGAGTGACGGCTGGGGCTGCTGCGCCACAGGCGCCGGCGGCAAGATCATCTGGTTCTCGTGGCGCGCCCGGGCCGCCGAACACGCGCCGCTCGTGCCGGCCGCACCCGTTCCCAGCCTGCAGGAGGCGCGCCAGGCGCCCCGCGAGGCACCGCTGCCGGAGCCGGCGCTCGCCGGCCTCCGTGACGATACAGAGGCTGTCGCCGCCGTCGGGTGA
- a CDS encoding alpha-1,4-glucan--maltose-1-phosphate maltosyltransferase: protein MDAIPDTDRIPIVDVRPVVECGGRPAKAVSGETFQVTATVFGEGQDAVGANVVLRDPSGGLGPWTPMRELAPGSDRWGAHVTPGEVGHWTYLVEAWSDPVTAWRRSAEIKVPAGMDTELVLEEGAALYERAAAGVPDTAGRDAVLAAANALRDESRPPAARLAAALTPEVDAALAEHPLRERLTRSLPLPLLVERERALYGSWYEFFPRSEGSPEHPHGTFRTAAERLPAIAEMGFDVVYLPPIHPIGTTFRKGPNNSLSAGPDDVGVPWAIGSPEGGHDAVHPDLGTIDDFDAFVRRAAGLGLEVALDFALQCSPDHPWVEKHPEWFHHRSDGTIAYAENPPKKYQDIYPIAFDKDMPGLIAETVRLLRFWMDHGVRIFRVDNPHTKPVVFWERIIAEVNRTDPDVVFLAEAFTRPAIMHRLAAIGFQQSYTYFTWRDTKEELTDYLTELSGEAAAYMRPNFFVNTPDILPGYLQRGGRPAFEVRAVLAATLSPAWGMYAGYELCENTPVKEGSEEYVDSEKYQLRPRDWESAERESRTIAPLITRLNRIRRRHRALHELRNLRFHETDNDALIAYSKRTGDDTVVVVANLDTQHPQEATVSLDMPQLGLDWHESVPVRDELTGETYHWGRANYVRLEPGGAHVLAIGPSPRIGGSPA, encoded by the coding sequence ATGGACGCAATCCCGGACACCGACCGCATCCCGATCGTGGATGTCCGCCCGGTCGTCGAGTGCGGCGGTCGGCCCGCGAAGGCGGTCTCCGGCGAGACCTTCCAGGTCACCGCCACCGTCTTCGGCGAAGGCCAGGACGCCGTCGGCGCCAATGTCGTGCTGCGCGATCCGAGCGGCGGCCTCGGCCCGTGGACGCCCATGCGTGAACTCGCCCCCGGCAGCGACCGCTGGGGCGCCCACGTCACACCGGGAGAAGTGGGCCACTGGACCTACCTGGTGGAGGCGTGGAGCGACCCTGTCACCGCCTGGCGCCGTTCCGCCGAGATCAAGGTCCCGGCCGGCATGGACACGGAACTGGTCCTGGAGGAGGGCGCCGCTCTGTACGAGCGGGCCGCCGCCGGGGTACCGGACACAGCGGGCAGGGACGCGGTGCTGGCCGCCGCGAACGCCCTGCGCGACGAGTCGCGGCCACCGGCCGCCCGTCTCGCGGCCGCCCTGACCCCGGAGGTGGACGCCGCCCTCGCGGAGCACCCGCTGCGCGAACGCCTCACCCGCTCGCTGCCGTTGCCCCTGCTCGTGGAGCGGGAGCGGGCGCTGTACGGCTCCTGGTACGAGTTCTTCCCGCGCTCGGAGGGCAGCCCGGAGCATCCTCATGGCACGTTCCGTACGGCGGCCGAACGCCTGCCCGCGATCGCGGAGATGGGCTTCGACGTCGTCTACCTGCCCCCGATCCATCCCATCGGCACGACCTTCCGCAAGGGCCCCAACAACAGTCTGTCCGCGGGCCCGGACGACGTCGGTGTGCCCTGGGCGATCGGTTCCCCGGAGGGCGGCCACGACGCGGTCCACCCGGACCTGGGCACGATCGACGACTTCGACGCGTTCGTACGCCGGGCCGCGGGCCTCGGCCTGGAGGTGGCCCTCGACTTCGCGCTCCAGTGCTCCCCCGACCACCCGTGGGTGGAGAAGCACCCCGAGTGGTTCCACCACCGGTCGGACGGCACGATCGCGTACGCCGAGAACCCGCCGAAGAAGTACCAGGACATCTACCCGATCGCCTTCGACAAGGACATGCCGGGCCTGATCGCCGAGACCGTACGGCTGCTGCGTTTCTGGATGGACCACGGCGTACGGATCTTCCGCGTCGACAATCCGCACACCAAACCGGTGGTCTTCTGGGAGCGGATCATCGCGGAGGTCAATCGCACCGACCCCGATGTGGTCTTCCTGGCGGAGGCCTTCACCCGGCCCGCGATCATGCACAGGCTCGCGGCCATCGGCTTCCAGCAGTCGTACACCTACTTCACCTGGCGCGACACCAAGGAGGAGCTGACCGACTACCTCACCGAACTCTCCGGCGAGGCGGCCGCGTACATGCGGCCCAACTTCTTCGTCAACACCCCCGACATCCTGCCCGGCTACCTCCAGCGAGGCGGGCGCCCGGCCTTCGAGGTACGGGCGGTGCTGGCCGCCACCCTCTCGCCGGCGTGGGGGATGTACGCCGGATACGAGCTGTGCGAGAACACCCCCGTCAAGGAGGGCAGTGAGGAGTACGTCGACTCCGAGAAGTACCAACTGCGGCCGCGCGACTGGGAGTCGGCCGAGCGCGAGAGCAGGACGATCGCACCACTGATCACCCGGCTGAACCGGATCAGGCGGCGTCACAGGGCCCTGCACGAGCTGCGGAATCTCCGCTTCCACGAAACGGACAACGACGCCCTCATCGCGTACAGCAAGCGCACGGGCGACGACACGGTCGTGGTGGTGGCGAACCTCGACACTCAGCACCCCCAGGAGGCCACGGTCTCGTTGGACATGCCGCAACTCGGCCTGGACTGGCACGAGTCCGTGCCCGTGCGCGACGAGCTCACCGGCGAGACCTACCACTGGGGCAGGGCCAACTATGTGCGTCTCGAGCCAGGCGGTGCGCATGTGCTCGCCATCGGCCCCTCACCGCGGATCGGAGGGTCACCCGCATGA
- the treS gene encoding maltose alpha-D-glucosyltransferase, whose translation MMVNEPVPDTFEDTPARDRDPDWFKRAVFYEVLVRSFQDSNGDGVGDLKGLTSRLDYLQWLGVDCLWLPPFFKSPLRDGGYDVSDYTAVLPEFGDLADFVEFVDAAHQRGMRVIIDFVMNHTSDQHPWFQESRTHPDGPYGDYYVWADDDKQYQDARIIFVDTEASNWTFDPVRKQYYWHRFFSHQPDLNYENPRVQEEILAALRFWLDLGIDGFRLDAVPYLYQVEGTNCENLPATHDFLKRVRTEIDALYPDTVLLAEANQWPEDVVDYFGDFPSGGDECHMAFHFPVMPRIFMAVRRESRYPVSEILAKTPAIPSGCQWGIFLRNHDELTLEMVTDEERDYMYAEYAKDPRMRANIGIRRRLAPLLDNDRNQIELFTALLLSLPGSPILYYGDEIGMGDNIWLGDRDAVRTPMQWTPDRNAGFSSCDPGRLFLPTIMDPVYGYQVTNVEASMSSPSSLLHWTRRMIEIRKQNKAFGLGSYTELQSSNPAVIAFLREYKDDLVLCVHNFSRFAQPTELDLRAFNGRHPVELIGGVRFPAIGELPYLLTLAGHGFYWFRLRRAVAPSATRRS comes from the coding sequence ATGATGGTCAACGAGCCCGTCCCGGATACGTTCGAGGACACACCGGCCAGGGACCGCGATCCCGATTGGTTCAAACGTGCCGTCTTCTACGAGGTCCTGGTCCGCTCCTTCCAGGACAGCAACGGCGACGGCGTCGGCGACCTCAAGGGCCTGACCTCCCGGCTCGACTACCTGCAATGGCTCGGTGTCGACTGTCTGTGGCTGCCTCCGTTCTTCAAGTCCCCCCTCAGGGACGGCGGGTACGACGTCTCCGACTACACCGCCGTCCTGCCCGAGTTCGGTGACCTCGCCGACTTCGTCGAGTTCGTCGACGCGGCCCACCAGCGCGGCATGCGCGTCATCATCGACTTCGTCATGAACCACACCAGCGACCAGCACCCGTGGTTCCAGGAGTCCCGCACCCACCCGGACGGCCCCTACGGCGACTACTACGTCTGGGCCGACGACGACAAGCAGTACCAGGACGCCCGGATCATCTTCGTCGACACCGAGGCCTCCAACTGGACCTTCGACCCCGTCCGCAAGCAGTACTACTGGCACCGCTTCTTCTCCCACCAGCCCGACTTGAATTACGAGAACCCACGGGTCCAGGAAGAGATCCTGGCGGCACTCCGCTTCTGGCTCGATCTGGGCATCGACGGCTTCCGGCTCGACGCCGTGCCGTACCTCTACCAGGTGGAGGGAACGAACTGCGAGAACCTCCCCGCCACCCATGACTTCCTGAAGCGGGTCCGCACCGAGATTGACGCCCTTTACCCGGACACGGTGTTGCTGGCGGAGGCGAACCAGTGGCCGGAGGACGTGGTCGACTACTTCGGCGACTTCCCCTCCGGCGGCGACGAGTGCCACATGGCCTTCCACTTCCCCGTCATGCCGCGCATCTTCATGGCCGTACGCCGCGAGTCCCGCTACCCGGTGTCGGAAATCCTCGCCAAGACCCCGGCCATCCCGTCCGGCTGCCAGTGGGGCATCTTCCTGCGCAACCACGACGAGCTGACCCTGGAAATGGTCACCGACGAGGAACGCGACTACATGTACGCGGAGTACGCCAAGGACCCGCGCATGCGCGCCAACATCGGGATCAGGCGAAGGCTCGCCCCGCTGCTGGACAACGACCGCAACCAGATCGAACTCTTCACCGCCCTGCTGCTGTCCCTGCCCGGCTCACCGATCCTCTACTACGGCGACGAGATCGGCATGGGCGACAACATCTGGCTCGGCGACCGGGACGCCGTGCGCACCCCGATGCAGTGGACCCCCGACCGCAACGCCGGCTTCTCCTCCTGCGACCCGGGCCGCCTGTTCCTGCCCACGATCATGGACCCGGTCTACGGCTACCAGGTCACCAACGTCGAGGCGTCCATGTCGTCGCCCTCCTCGCTGCTGCACTGGACCCGCCGCATGATCGAGATCCGCAAGCAGAACAAAGCCTTCGGCCTCGGCTCCTACACGGAACTCCAGTCCTCGAACCCGGCGGTCATCGCCTTCCTGCGCGAGTACAAGGACGACCTGGTCCTGTGCGTCCACAACTTCTCCCGCTTCGCCCAGCCCACCGAACTGGACCTGCGGGCGTTCAACGGGAGGCACCCGGTCGAGCTGATCGGCGGAGTGCGTTTTCCGGCCATCGGTGAGCTGCCGTACTTGCTCACCCTCGCAGGCCACGGCTTCTACTGGTTCCGACTGCGTCGCGCAGTCGCGCCCAGCGCCACCAGGCGCTCTTGA
- a CDS encoding maltokinase, whose protein sequence is MAKTALHRPSGLGPAPLLTSLAELLRAWLPRQRWFAGKGRPVTDVTLVSTTELYPGCLHLLVRTEHLGPPAHGGPGTPPPDDCYQLLLGIRNVLPPRLAHAAIGRASAGPLADLVVYDAFHDPTAAGLLLDRLRRPGTAGPLRFERDTRVTVPAGLAPRLLDAEQSNSSLVYGDSFILKVFRRVQPGVNPDLEVPWALARQGCTRVPAPAAWFRTSRPQEATLGVLQPFLREAADGWTLALESLASGREFTNEAYELGRATAEVHLALASAFPIGVASPPQNTLLATAMSERLDAAVRSVPELGPHADGLRSAFDALAALDTAVRPAQRIHGDLHLGQVLRAGQQWSVIDFEGEPARPLTERRRVQSPVRDVAGMLRSFDYAARSRHPWRPEWAQRCREAYCAGYAAEAEWDPREEPELLRAYETDRAVYEVLYEARHRPDWLPVPMAAVRRLAERQ, encoded by the coding sequence ATGGCGAAGACCGCGCTGCACCGTCCGAGCGGCCTCGGCCCCGCTCCGCTGCTGACCTCGCTCGCAGAGCTGCTGCGCGCGTGGCTGCCGCGGCAGCGCTGGTTCGCGGGCAAGGGCAGGCCCGTCACGGATGTGACCCTGGTGTCGACGACCGAACTGTATCCAGGGTGCCTGCACCTGCTGGTCCGCACCGAGCACCTCGGCCCCCCGGCCCACGGCGGCCCGGGCACTCCCCCACCCGACGACTGCTATCAACTGCTCCTCGGCATAAGGAATGTCCTGCCGCCGCGTCTCGCCCATGCCGCCATCGGCCGGGCGAGCGCGGGCCCGCTGGCGGACCTTGTGGTGTACGACGCCTTCCACGACCCCACGGCGGCGGGACTGCTCCTGGACCGCCTCCGCAGGCCGGGCACGGCGGGTCCGCTGCGTTTCGAGCGCGACACACGCGTGACGGTGCCCGCCGGTCTCGCTCCGCGTCTCCTCGACGCCGAGCAGTCCAACTCCTCGCTCGTGTACGGGGATTCGTTCATCCTGAAGGTCTTCCGCCGCGTCCAGCCCGGGGTCAACCCGGACCTGGAAGTGCCCTGGGCGCTGGCCCGTCAGGGCTGCACCCGCGTACCCGCTCCCGCCGCGTGGTTTCGGACCTCACGGCCGCAGGAAGCGACGCTCGGAGTTCTTCAGCCGTTCCTGCGCGAGGCCGCCGACGGCTGGACGCTGGCGCTCGAATCCCTTGCCTCGGGACGGGAGTTCACCAACGAGGCGTACGAACTGGGCCGGGCGACCGCGGAGGTGCATCTGGCACTGGCCTCGGCGTTCCCCATAGGCGTGGCAAGTCCACCCCAGAACACGCTACTTGCCACCGCGATGAGCGAGCGGCTCGACGCCGCGGTCCGTTCCGTTCCAGAACTCGGTCCGCACGCGGACGGGTTGCGGTCCGCCTTCGACGCACTCGCGGCCCTCGACACGGCGGTCCGCCCCGCCCAGCGCATTCACGGCGATCTCCACCTCGGCCAGGTGCTGCGGGCCGGACAGCAGTGGTCCGTCATCGACTTCGAAGGCGAGCCCGCCCGACCGCTCACCGAACGCCGACGCGTCCAGTCCCCCGTACGCGATGTCGCGGGCATGCTGCGCTCCTTCGACTACGCGGCCCGCTCCCGCCATCCGTGGCGTCCCGAGTGGGCACAGCGCTGCCGCGAGGCCTACTGTGCGGGCTATGCCGCCGAGGCGGAATGGGACCCGCGCGAGGAACCCGAGCTGCTGCGCGCGTACGAGACGGACCGAGCCGTCTACGAAGTGCTGTATGAGGCGAGACACCGTCCTGACTGGCTGCCCGTGCCGATGGCGGCGGTCAGACGTCTCGCCGAACGCCAGTGA
- the glgB gene encoding 1,4-alpha-glucan branching enzyme, with the protein MTVRTAPVSVRPATSASLDPTDRGRLLSGAHHDPHALLGAHPVPGGIVFRALRPYAQAVAVVVNGLRTKLDDVGDGLFSGVLPLDAIPEYTLSVTYDGTDFEAQDPYRFLPALGELDLHLIGEGRHEELWSALGAHPMTHEGVTGTRFTVWAPNAQGVRVCGDFCHWDGNTGFPMRSLGSSGVWELFLPGIGEGTLYKFDITRPDGTRTLRADPMARRTEVPPATASIVTESSYVWEDAEWMAGRAECSVHEVPFSVYEVHLPSWRPGLTYRQLANQLPSYVSDLGFTHVQFMPVSEHPFGGSWGYQVTGFYAPTARLGTPDDFKHLVDALHRAGIGVLMDWVPAHFPRDDWALAEFDGRPLYEHEDPLRAAHPDWGTLEFDYGRREVRNFLVANAVYWCEEFHIDGLRVDAVASMLYLDYSREPGQWVPNEHGGRENLDAVAFLQEMNATVYRRNPGVVTIAEESTAWDGVTRATDHIGPGGFGGLGFGLKWNMGWMHDSLDYVAHEPIHRKYHHNEMTFSMVYAYSENYVLPISHDEVVHGKRSLVSKMPGDWWQQRATTRAYLGFMWAHPGKQLLFMGQEFAQGAEWSEAHGPDWWLLDPAYSAEPDHRGVRDLVRDLNGIYRHTPALWQQDTQPAGFAWITGDAADDNVFAFLRHAADGTPLLALSHFSPVVRHGYRLGIPEDIPAWHEILNTDTARYGGSDVLNPDPIKPEPHAAHGRPASIQLTLPPLATIWLRPA; encoded by the coding sequence GTGACAGTCCGCACCGCACCGGTCAGCGTACGGCCGGCCACTTCCGCTTCGCTGGACCCGACGGACCGGGGGCGCCTGCTGTCGGGGGCACATCACGATCCTCACGCGCTGCTCGGCGCGCACCCGGTGCCTGGCGGCATCGTGTTCCGCGCGCTGCGTCCATACGCCCAAGCCGTGGCCGTGGTGGTGAACGGGCTGCGCACGAAGCTGGACGACGTGGGCGACGGCCTCTTCTCCGGCGTACTGCCGCTCGACGCGATCCCCGAGTACACGCTGTCCGTGACGTACGACGGCACCGATTTCGAGGCGCAGGATCCGTATCGTTTCCTGCCCGCACTGGGCGAACTCGATCTGCACCTCATCGGCGAAGGGCGGCACGAGGAGCTGTGGAGCGCGTTGGGCGCCCACCCGATGACCCACGAGGGCGTGACCGGCACCCGCTTCACGGTGTGGGCCCCGAACGCGCAGGGCGTCAGGGTCTGTGGGGACTTCTGCCACTGGGACGGCAACACGGGATTCCCGATGCGGTCGCTGGGCTCCTCCGGGGTGTGGGAGCTGTTCCTTCCCGGCATCGGTGAGGGCACGCTCTACAAGTTCGACATCACCCGCCCCGACGGTACGCGCACGCTGCGCGCAGACCCGATGGCCCGCCGCACGGAGGTGCCTCCGGCGACGGCCTCGATCGTGACGGAGTCCTCATACGTCTGGGAAGACGCCGAGTGGATGGCGGGTCGGGCGGAGTGCTCGGTGCACGAGGTCCCGTTCTCGGTCTACGAGGTGCATCTGCCGTCCTGGCGGCCCGGGCTGACGTACCGCCAGCTGGCAAATCAACTCCCCTCCTACGTCTCGGACTTGGGCTTCACCCACGTGCAGTTCATGCCGGTGTCCGAGCATCCCTTCGGCGGGTCGTGGGGCTATCAGGTCACCGGGTTCTACGCCCCCACGGCCCGGCTGGGCACCCCGGACGACTTCAAGCACCTGGTCGACGCGCTGCACCGGGCCGGGATCGGCGTGCTGATGGACTGGGTGCCCGCACACTTCCCGCGCGACGACTGGGCACTGGCCGAGTTCGACGGACGGCCCCTGTACGAGCACGAGGACCCGCTGCGGGCCGCGCACCCCGACTGGGGCACCCTGGAGTTCGACTACGGACGCCGCGAGGTGCGCAACTTCCTGGTCGCCAACGCGGTGTACTGGTGCGAGGAGTTCCACATCGACGGGCTGCGGGTGGACGCGGTCGCCTCCATGCTCTACCTCGACTACTCCCGCGAGCCGGGCCAATGGGTCCCCAACGAACACGGCGGCCGGGAGAACCTCGACGCGGTCGCCTTCCTCCAGGAGATGAACGCCACCGTCTACCGCCGCAACCCCGGAGTCGTGACCATTGCCGAGGAGTCCACGGCGTGGGACGGCGTCACGCGGGCCACCGACCACATCGGCCCCGGTGGCTTCGGGGGTCTTGGCTTCGGGCTGAAGTGGAACATGGGCTGGATGCACGACTCGCTGGACTACGTGGCCCATGAGCCCATCCACCGCAAGTACCACCACAACGAGATGACCTTCTCGATGGTGTACGCCTACAGCGAGAACTACGTCCTGCCCATCTCGCACGACGAAGTCGTCCACGGCAAACGCTCACTCGTGTCGAAGATGCCCGGCGACTGGTGGCAGCAACGCGCCACCACCCGCGCCTACCTCGGCTTCATGTGGGCCCACCCCGGCAAACAACTCCTCTTCATGGGACAGGAGTTCGCCCAGGGCGCCGAATGGTCCGAGGCACACGGCCCCGACTGGTGGCTCCTCGACCCCGCCTACAGCGCCGAACCCGACCACCGCGGCGTGCGCGACCTCGTCCGCGACCTCAACGGCATCTACCGCCACACCCCCGCCCTGTGGCAACAAGACACCCAACCCGCCGGCTTCGCCTGGATCACCGGCGACGCCGCCGACGACAACGTCTTCGCCTTCCTGCGCCACGCCGCCGACGGCACCCCCCTGCTGGCCCTCTCCCACTTCTCCCCCGTCGTCCGGCACGGCTACCGGCTCGGCATCCCCGAAGACATCCCCGCCTGGCACGAAATCCTCAACACCGACACCGCCCGCTACGGCGGCAGCGACGTCCTCAACCCCGACCCCATCAAACCCGAACCCCACGCCGCCCATGGCCGCCCCGCCAGCATCCAACTGACCCTGCCACCCCTGGCCACCATCTGGCTGCGACCCGCCTAA
- a CDS encoding M1 family metallopeptidase has protein sequence MTPRPHQAAARRTTVLRREAVVAAVPVALAALLAAAGPATAGTGGSSGAGDPYFPLAGNGGYDVHHYDLTLGYDPQSRHLDGKAVITARATQRLTRFDLDFKGLKVTGITVDHAKATFRRDGQELVVTPRDALCKGQEFRVTVTYSGTPKPVTDPDGSLDGWIPTDDGAFVAGEPQGAMTWFPANSHPKDKASYDFTLTVPKGRTAVANGVFLGQKTTHGRTTFRWRQSEPMAAYLATATVGKFKVEQYTTPDGLKVYNAVDPREAAAAAPVLKKLPSVLAWESKVFGPYPFRAAGSIVDRAPQVGYALETQTRPVYDSAPDLSTLVHESAHQWFGDSVTLTTWKDIWLNEGFATYAEWLYAEQHGGKSAQKTFDALYASPASSDLWAFPPADPGSGAHIFDTPVYSRGAMALHKLRTAVGDPVFFRILRAWATEHRDGHGTTAQFIRLCERESDKDLDGLFHTWIATAGKPSSP, from the coding sequence GTGACGCCACGCCCCCATCAGGCCGCCGCCAGACGCACAACTGTCCTTCGCCGAGAAGCCGTTGTCGCCGCGGTCCCCGTCGCCCTAGCGGCCCTGCTCGCCGCGGCCGGACCGGCCACGGCCGGGACGGGAGGCTCCTCCGGCGCGGGAGACCCGTACTTCCCCCTCGCGGGCAACGGCGGCTACGACGTCCACCACTACGACCTGACGCTCGGCTACGACCCGCAGAGCCGCCACCTGGACGGCAAGGCCGTCATCACCGCACGGGCCACCCAGCGACTGACCCGCTTCGACCTCGACTTCAAAGGGCTGAAGGTCACGGGCATCACCGTCGACCACGCGAAGGCGACCTTCCGTCGCGACGGACAGGAACTCGTGGTCACCCCACGGGACGCCCTGTGCAAGGGGCAGGAGTTCCGCGTCACCGTCACCTATTCCGGCACGCCCAAACCGGTCACCGATCCCGACGGCTCCCTCGACGGGTGGATTCCCACCGACGACGGCGCGTTCGTGGCGGGTGAACCGCAGGGCGCCATGACGTGGTTCCCCGCCAACAGCCACCCCAAGGACAAGGCGTCGTACGACTTCACGCTCACCGTCCCCAAGGGGCGCACCGCCGTGGCCAACGGCGTCTTCCTCGGGCAGAAGACCACCCACGGCCGCACCACCTTCCGCTGGCGGCAGTCCGAACCGATGGCGGCCTACCTGGCCACAGCGACCGTAGGAAAGTTCAAGGTCGAGCAGTACACCACCCCGGACGGCCTCAAGGTCTACAACGCCGTCGACCCGCGCGAGGCCGCCGCCGCCGCGCCGGTCCTGAAGAAACTGCCCTCCGTGCTCGCCTGGGAGAGCAAGGTCTTCGGCCCCTACCCGTTCCGAGCCGCCGGGTCCATCGTCGACCGGGCGCCCCAGGTCGGCTACGCGCTGGAGACCCAGACCCGGCCCGTCTACGACTCGGCGCCGGACCTGAGCACCCTCGTCCATGAAAGCGCCCACCAGTGGTTCGGGGACTCCGTCACCCTCACCACCTGGAAGGACATCTGGCTCAACGAGGGCTTCGCGACGTATGCCGAGTGGCTCTATGCCGAGCAGCACGGGGGCAAGAGCGCACAGAAGACCTTCGACGCCCTGTACGCCAGTCCGGCGAGCAGCGATCTGTGGGCCTTCCCTCCCGCCGATCCCGGCAGCGGGGCGCACATCTTCGACACGCCTGTCTATTCGCGGGGGGCCATGGCCCTGCACAAGCTGCGTACGGCCGTCGGCGATCCCGTGTTCTTCCGGATCCTGCGCGCCTGGGCCACCGAGCACCGTGACGGTCACGGAACCACGGCCCAGTTCATCCGCCTCTGCGAACGAGAGTCCGACAAGGACCTCGACGGCCTGTTCCACACATGGATCGCCACAGCAGGCAAGCCGTCGTCGCCGTGA